cattaccctaataccaaagccagataaagatactacaagaaaagaaaattacagggagCGGgcgtagctcagaggttgagcacctgcttcccatgtgctaggtcccaggttcaatccctggtgctgcctgataaatgaaaacaaaatttaaaaaggaaaataaagaccaATCTCTCTTAAGAGCtagatggaaaaattctcaataaaatacttgcaaatacaatccaacagcatatcaaaagatttatacagcatgaccaagtgggatttattcctggtatgcaagagtggttcaacataagaaaatcaacataatataccacatttacaaactgaaagaaaaaaaaacacatgaccatcttgatagatacagaaaaggcattcaacaaaatccagcatccttttttcttttctttttaatgaagtactggggattgaacccaggatctcatacatgggaacccTGCGCTtgaccactgaactacacctgctcccacatcctttcttgataaaaaacactatgagggaagcggatttggctcaactgatagagcgtccacctaccgtatgggaagtccagggttcaaacccagggcctccttactcATAaagtgagctgacccatgcacaatgctgaggcatacaagaagtgccatgccaaacaggggtgtcccctgcataggggagccccacgtgcaaggagtgcaccctgtaaggagatccgccctgcacaaaaaaagtgcagcctgcccaggaatggggccacacactcGGAtcgctgacgcagcaagatgatgcaacaaaaagagacactgattcccagtGTCATTGACaagatgcaagtggacacagaagaacacacagcgagtggacacagagagcagacatggggtTAGGGgtgggaacgggagagaaataaaaaataaatttttaaaaaagcactatgaaaggaacagaagggaaatttctccatatgataaagggcatatatgaaaaatccgcagtcaacatcatattcaatggggaaaggttgaaagctttccctctaagatcaggaacaagacaaagatgcccactgtcaccactgttattcagtatttagctagaagttctagctagagcaattagacaagaaaaaataagtaaaaggaatTTATATagtaaaagaggaagtaaaactctcactattcatggatgacatgatcttataattagaaaattctgaaatttctactgcaaagctacttgagctaataaatgagttgagCAAAGTgccaggatacaaaatcaacacacaaaaatcagtaatgtttcttcTGTACTCTAGTATtgaaaatctgaggaggaaatcagagaaaaaattccatttacaatcgcaacaaaaagactcaaatacctatgaaTCAATTTAACCTGATTTAGTCAAGTTACAAAGCtatgtggtcaaaacagcatggtattagcataaagatagacacatcaatccatggaatagaattgatagtaagaaataaaccctcagactctatggtcaactggtttcgacaaacctaccaaagccatgtgtattaatcagccaaaagggtgctgatgcaaaataccagaaatcagttgttgttgtttaagatttatttatttatttctccccccacccctccattgtctgctctctgtgtccgtttgctgtgtgttcttctgtgtctcttgtattctcattaggtggccccaggaaccaaacctgggaccttctggagtgggagagaggcaatcattctcttgcgccacctcagctctctgatctgctgagtctcttattatctctcgtctgtgtctctttttgttgcatcatcttgctgcgccagctctctgcgtgggccagcactcccgcacagggcagcactcctgcatggggcagtactctgcgcaggccagcactctgcatgggctaccttgccacataggccagcttgccttcaccaagaggctcTGGGTTTTtaaccctgcacctcctatatgatagacagtaaccataagaggtactttttccACCCagagtctattgccacatgttgacacaagatggcaggcgatgtctgcgagggttcagtcttcctcctcctcccaaggctccctggtcccagcttcttccaatctcagccacaggctgacacaagtcttgtctctctcccagggctcctttctctccaggctcagctgctctgctcactccacaaggccaatggaaaactgtcaggcaaacggcgggtctctcttcccagggcctctgccatgtgtaatggagccttctctctgtgctgacttcctgggctccacgatcaaaactctaactttccCTGTGAGTCCCACCCCCCACAGCCAACTTAgtccttaatcataatttaatcaagtaaaagtgaaacctctgaatctaataaaatctaatatgcccagaggaacagaccagtttacaaacacagtccaatatcatttttggaattcataaacaatgccaaactgccacacccagAATCCTTTTCATTAATTTTCCATTGTTTGTGAGTTAGGAAATGGATgtgattttttgaaaagatcaaatcATGTATTTTGTATTCACTTTAAATTATATCCCCTTTGACTGTCTATCAATTAAATCAAAGTTTCTTGCTGACCATTGGGTCGATGTCCTACTGACATttcctaatcaaagccttaatcataatttaatcaagtaaaagtgaaacctctgaatccaatacactctaatatgcccagagaaacagacaagtttacaaacataatccaacatctatttttggaattcagaaacaataccaaactgccacatcaTGTTAACAGGGTCAAagactctcttcaacaaatggtgctgggacaactagatatctataaccaaaagaatgagagaggatcctATCTTGCTCCCTTTATAAGattcaattcaaaatggatcaaagatctaaatataaaagcaggacCATAGAACTACTAGAAGTAAATgtcaggaaacatcttcaagatcttgtggtaggtggtggtggtTTCTCAGTTCTTACACCTAAAACACaagcagcaaagaaaaaataaataaatgggacctcctcaaaattaaacatttttgcacctcaaaggaatttgtcacaAGGGTGAAAAGGtggccaactcaatgggagaaaaaatttggaaaaaacataccctttaatatccacaatatataaagagatggctacaactcaacaataaaaaacagggaaacggacttggcccagtggttagggcgtccgtctaccacatgggaggtccgcggttcaaacctcgggcctccttgacccgtgtgaagatggcccatgcgcagtgctgatgcgtgcaaggagtgccctgccacacaggggtgtcccccacgtaggggagcaccacgcgcaaggagtgcacccataaggagagccgcccagtgtgaaagaaagtgcaacctgcctaggaatggcgccgcccacacttcccgagccgctgacgacaacagaagcggacaaagaaacaagacgcagcaaatagacacagaacagacaaccgggggtggggggaattaaataaataaataaatcttaaaaaaaaaaaaaaaacaataaaaagacaaatgacccaatttaaaaatgggcaaaagacaaatagacatttgtccaagaaaagaaatacaaatgggaaaaaaaaacataaaaaaatgttcatcacCACTAGCGGggagggaaatgcaaaccaaagctacaatgaggtatcattccACAGGTATTAGAATGGCCGGCCACTCTTaataagacagaaaactacaagcgttggagaggatgtagaaagaTATGAACACTTactcactattggtgggaatgtagaatggtaaaaCCACTGTGAAGGATTGTtggaagttcctaaagaagttgaatatatatttgccatataacccagcaataccattactgggtatatatccagaagaactgagagcagtgacaaaaacagacatctgcacaccggtgtttatagtggcattaagaggaaacaacccaggtgcccatcaaccaataataaaaaaaactgtGGTGTGTACAAACtacggaatattatgcagctgtacaaagaaatgaagtcgtaaagcatatggcaacatggatgaacctggaggacattatgttgagtggagcaagccagacacaaaaggccaaatactgtatgattgtcctacagtgaactaaatatactgtgtaaactcatggagttaatctctagaatataggccaccagaaaataggaaagagaatggaaagctgagggttaacctgtGCAGGATTGGTAAAAAGggtgtttgttaatctttggaaatgagtagaaaaggtTTAATTATAATatagtgtttttaactagcagtgctattatatgggtgttaacagtggttgaaagggaaagtctaagtaaggtcatgtatattgctagaaggaaagctaaaaaatatgaGACTTTATAGCATAATAGAACCTCATCTGAGACATGAATATGGGTAAATTGCATATATtagtctctttttctttgaaactgaacaattttaagtttttttgtttttttttttttaagatttattttttaaatttatttctctcccattctacgccccgcccagttgtctgctctgtgtgttcattcactgtgtgtttttctgtgaccgcttctatccttatgactggcattgggaatctgtgtctcttcttgttgcgtcatcttgctgcatcagctcttcatgtatgcggtgcccttcctgggcaggctgcactttctttcgcgctgggcagctctccttacggggtacactccttgcacgtgggactcccctacgcgggggacacccctgcgtggcagggcactccttgcacacatcagcactgcgcatggccagctccacacgggtcaaggaggcccggggtttgaaccgcggacctcccatgtggtagatgggcgccctaaccactgggccaagtccacttccctaattgtAAGTTAattttacaagatgttaatatcaagcaaaaaaattacactaagtgaaagaaactagacacaaagtattatatattatatgatttcatttatataaagtataaatataaatcaatttataaaaatggaattagattacaggttatgtagggttgggAAAGGATGGAGGGATTGAGATGTGACTGCTCGGgtgtgtagtttttctttttggagtaatgaaattgtttaaaaatattttgtaatgaatgcacaacactgtgattatacttaAAGCcatgagatatattcatatatcatacagtcttgataaaactgcttaataaataaataattgtgcaagaagagccagaaataacagctatgtacagctgggcagcatagagagattgaaaggtgaagaattttcttgtttgttttttgtcttttttttttattgttgttattgaaataatgaacatGCACTAGTAATGATTGACATGATGAATGCGTAacgatgtgattataccagataccattgattgtacactttggatgaattgtttgctttattaatatgaatcaataaaattggtttgtttaaaGATATATTAGGCATATATtagatttataataaaataataaatataaggaGAAAAAGGTGGGGTACAATTTCAgatttgcaatttaaaaaatcacaactcAATCTCAATGTTTTGGggctggttttttgttgtttttttaaataggggAAGAGCATCTTAAAAatatagtgtttttgttttttggggttttttttaaagagttttccaCTCAGCCTAAAGCATATCTTGTCATTCTTTTTCACATAGATGTATTTAGGGATTTGGGATAATCTTCCAGGTGTTGTGAAATGTCAGATGGAACAAGCAGTTCATCTTGATTTTGGAACTGAATTGGaaccaagaaaagaaatagttcTATTTGATAAGCCAACTAGGGGAACTACTGTACAGAAATTCAAAGAAATGGTCTACAGTCTCTTTAAAGTAAGTAAATGCATTCACATGTTTGCTAGTGTGAAGCAGCATACTCTTCCAGAAGAGTTGGCAGTACCTCACCTGAAGCCATtacaatttgagattattttacgTATATCAAGAGCTCCATTCTGAGAATTCAAAGAAAAGAAGCAGTGTGTTGGACCATGTTTTACtttaacattatttataatagctaaGAATATCCATATTTGAGGGGGCAATTCGTAACTATATGCACtgttatataatttaacataACTGgtacaaatcaaaagaaaaggagaaataaaactaGAGGTATATATGATtgcaaattatataaaaaattttaaggaaatatttatataataaagattaaatagaaatacacaaaaatgaaTAGTTAACAGTTTGGGGATGAATTTCctttttgtcaatttttattgctcttttttttgtcatactcaaaatattttctttagccattttacattttcaggtGAACCTTAATAGCAAAATACTTTGGGACAATGTAATTTGAACAAAATCATTTTgtaggggagtagatgtagctcaaagtggttgaatgcctgcttcccatgtatgaggtcctaggttcaatacccagtacctcctaaaaaaaagagcaaagaaacatgaaaaaaccaacttgggggagctggtatagctcagtaATTGAATGCTGTCTTCCCACATGCAAGCTCccgggttcaacccctggccctagtacctcaaaaaacagaaacaaaaaaaaacccttagcGATAACTACAAAATAAGAGAATATAATTTTTAGTCGACTCATTATAACTTTGGATGGGGTACACTACACTGGAATTTTGcaagtaaacatacaaaatagGGAATATTTAATGTCTTGGTTAACTTTATTTACCTAAAGGTCTGAGTGGGTGAAGGGAGTTTGAGTGGCCATTTCTTAATAAACAAATTAAGTacacaaagacttttttttaatgaggtaccagagattgaacccagaaccttgtatgtgggaagctggtgctcaaccactgagccccatctgctcccccaccaatgactttttttttttttaagttttttttatgtaacccccacccaacccccattgtttgctgtgtccattcactgtgtgttcttctccatccacttgcattcttgtcagcagcaccgggaatctgtcttttttcttatgtcatcttgctgtgtcagctctccttgtgtgcggcaccactcctgagcaggctgcactttttttgcacagatggctctccttgcagggcgcactcctcgagcatggggctcccttacgcgggggacacccgtgtgtggcacggcactccttgtgcaaatcagcactgcgtgtgggccagctcaccacatgggttaggaggccctgggtttgaaccctggacctcccatatggtaggtggatgctctatcagttgagccaaatccatttcccttaaTGACTCTTAATTTAGACATtgttaccttttaaaaatgagcattttaaaaaatggcttctGATTCAGAGATGCCTGCCATTACATAAAACACAGTTCTAATTAACTTTTGAAGCatcataaatatttgaaaatgtaataTATTCCTTTATGGGGATTCAATAGCAAGATTAATCCTAGCACAGTAGTCACATAAATAAAGTTAatgttaaatgattttttattccTCCTGTAAAATTGGCCAAATTCTTATCTTTACTAGGCAAAACTGGGTGATCAAGGAAACCTCTCTGAACTGGTTAATCTCATCCTGACGGTAGCTGATGGAGACAAAGATGGCCAGGTTTCCTTGGGAGAAGCAAAGTCAGCATGGGCACTTCTTCAATTAAATGAATTTCTTCTCATGGTAATACTTCAAGATAAAGAACATACCCCCAAGTTAATGGGATTCTGTGGTGATCTATACGTGATGGGAAGTGTTGAATATACCTCTCTTTATGGTATAAGCCTGCCATGGGTCATTGAACTTTTTATTCCATCTGGGTTCAGAAGAAGCATGGATCAGTTGTTCACACCGTCATGGCCTAGAAAGGCTAAAATAGCCATAGGCCTTCTAGAATTTGTGGAAGATGTTTTCCACGGCCCCTATGGAAACTTCCTCATGTGTGATACTAGTGCCAAAAATCTAGGATATAATGATAAGTATGATTTGAAAATGGTGGACATGAGAAAAATTGTGCCAGAGACAAACCTTAAAGAACTTATTAAGGATCGTCATTGTGAGTCTGATTTAGACTGTGTCTATGGCACAGATTGTAGAACTAGCTGTGATCAGAGTACAATGAAGTGTACTTCTGAAGTGATACAACCAAACTTGGCAAAAGCCTGTCAGTTACTCAAAGACTACCTGCTGCGTGGTGCTCCAAGTGAAATTCGTGAAGAATTAGAAAAGCAGCTTTATTCTTGTATTGCTCTTAAAGTCACAGCAAATCAAATGGAAATGGAACATTCTTTGATACTAAATAATCTAAAGACATTACTGTGGAAGAAAATTTCCTATAGCAATGACTCTTAGTTCATCTGGACATTACCATTGTAGGAAACTTACCACTTCTAAAAcaattttgcacatttttttaaatggcttcTGATTCAGAAATCCCTGCCAGTTATACAAAATCCTTCCCCTGGGCCTAGCTGAGAAACCGTCCTCttaaaacacatgtgataataaTGTAATGTCAGGAAGTATAGAATCAACAGGACCACAAGATTTCATTCCTGCCCTTTTAGAAGCCATTACATTTTCCATTGCATCTTTGTGCAACTACTTTGactaaagacttaaaaaataatgCTGTGAAAACCCTCATTCCATAGAGTGTATTTTGTAGATTTGTTAGCCAAAATACCATTGCTGGAAACTACATTGAAGCTgctgtttaaaagaaaatttaaacaaatttacTAATGTTTTAGCATGGTAAAGTTTGCACATTAACAGAAATTGACTGCAAAGCAGGTAAACTTTTTCATAAAACGGATGTTGGGTTGAGCATGGTTGTACTATAGACTTACATTTTAAACCTCATTAGACAAAGTATCCATGGTTTCATGTTTCCTAAGTGGCTCTTTAACTGACCCTCCTAAAATTCCAAATCCCTCAGGAAGTTTTACTTAACAATATATAACTGCCAATTTTTAGCCAAAACTGGCTAAGTGTTCTCATGTGGACCCTAAATTCAGTGTCTATCTTCAAAACTGACATCTTAAGACCCA
Above is a genomic segment from Dasypus novemcinctus isolate mDasNov1 chromosome 9, mDasNov1.1.hap2, whole genome shotgun sequence containing:
- the DIPK1A gene encoding divergent protein kinase domain 1A; protein product: MARSLCPGAWLRKPYYLQARFSYVRMKYLFFSWLVVFVGSWIIYVQYSAYTELCRGKDCKKIICDKYKTGVIDGPACNSLCVTETLYFGKCLSTKPNNQMYLGIWDNLPGVVKCQMEQAVHLDFGTELEPRKEIVLFDKPTRGTTVQKFKEMVYSLFKAKLGDQGNLSELVNLILTVADGDKDGQVSLGEAKSAWALLQLNEFLLMVILQDKEHTPKLMGFCGDLYVMGSVEYTSLYGISLPWVIELFIPSGFRRSMDQLFTPSWPRKAKIAIGLLEFVEDVFHGPYGNFLMCDTSAKNLGYNDKYDLKMVDMRKIVPETNLKELIKDRHCESDLDCVYGTDCRTSCDQSTMKCTSEVIQPNLAKACQLLKDYLLRGAPSEIREELEKQLYSCIALKVTANQMEMEHSLILNNLKTLLWKKISYSNDS